In a genomic window of Sulfurimonas denitrificans DSM 1251:
- the fliD gene encoding flagellar filament capping protein FliD: protein MGSNISSLGIGSGVLTADVIDQLKEADTSRIVKPLENKITLNNQKQDAYKLLDSLMKTFKASASALSYDTIFDSKSVKSSGKAEVKVDAGSTVESFSLETVALAKKDITKFGSVATPASTIASGAGVLKINNFEIPYDGTTTLSALAQSITEIAGSSVSASVLQTGNGSYNLVLSSKSTGASQAISVSDTDDGTAGAGSLNAALFDPYNAITNPNGYEKVQTASDATFKYNGIAMTRATNEVSDLILGVNIKLKQEGDFSLVDISQDSTAISDELKLFTDSYNALIANLHDMTLKDEATGAEGIFNGNSFVKSISRDLTRTITSLNTNNNSLINYGIDIDRSGKMSFNKATLETKLKEDPDAVKLFFTGGTNSEGNKVTGFFTTVDEKLKSYTGYGNLLSNFETDLKNEGKSLSKNHAAAKASLDTRYEIMAKRFTAYDGMISRINSQFSSLQMMIDAEANN from the coding sequence ATGGGTTCAAATATTAGCTCACTAGGTATTGGTTCAGGAGTATTGACAGCTGATGTTATTGACCAGCTAAAAGAGGCTGATACATCAAGAATCGTTAAACCTTTAGAAAACAAAATTACTCTTAATAACCAAAAACAAGATGCTTATAAGTTGTTAGATTCTCTTATGAAGACTTTTAAAGCGAGTGCGTCAGCTCTTAGTTATGACACTATTTTTGATAGCAAGAGTGTTAAAAGTAGTGGTAAAGCAGAAGTTAAGGTAGATGCAGGTTCAACTGTAGAGTCTTTTTCACTAGAGACGGTAGCTCTTGCTAAAAAAGATATAACAAAATTTGGCTCAGTTGCTACTCCTGCTTCAACAATAGCATCGGGTGCAGGTGTTTTAAAAATAAATAATTTTGAAATACCTTATGATGGAACAACAACCCTCTCAGCTCTAGCTCAATCTATTACTGAAATTGCGGGTAGCTCTGTTTCAGCTTCTGTTTTACAAACAGGAAATGGCTCTTATAACTTAGTTCTCTCATCAAAATCAACAGGAGCTTCTCAAGCTATAAGCGTCTCAGATACTGATGATGGAACTGCTGGCGCAGGCTCTTTAAATGCTGCTTTATTTGATCCTTACAATGCGATTACAAATCCTAATGGATATGAAAAAGTACAAACAGCATCAGATGCAACTTTTAAATATAACGGTATTGCAATGACAAGAGCAACGAATGAGGTTAGTGATCTTATTCTTGGCGTAAATATCAAACTAAAACAAGAAGGAGACTTCTCTTTAGTTGATATATCACAAGATAGTACTGCTATTAGTGATGAGTTAAAACTCTTTACAGATAGCTATAATGCACTTATAGCTAATCTACATGATATGACATTAAAAGATGAAGCGACTGGGGCTGAGGGGATTTTCAATGGAAACTCATTTGTAAAGTCTATCTCTAGAGACTTAACAAGAACGATAACCTCACTAAATACAAATAATAACTCTCTAATAAACTATGGAATAGACATAGATAGAAGTGGAAAGATGAGCTTTAATAAAGCAACTTTAGAAACAAAACTAAAAGAGGACCCTGATGCAGTAAAACTGTTTTTTACTGGAGGAACTAATAGTGAAGGAAATAAAGTTACAGGTTTTTTTACCACTGTTGATGAGAAGCTAAAGAGTTATACTGGATATGGAAATTTACTCAGCAACTTTGAAACCGACCTTAAAAACGAGGGGAAGAGTCTATCTAAGAATCATGCAGCAGCAAAAGCATCACTTGATACAAGATATGAAATAATGGCAAAAAGATTTACTGCATATGATGGAATGATAAGCAGAATCAACTCACAATTTTCATCTCTTCAAATGATGATAGATGCTGAAGCAAATAATTAA
- the fliS gene encoding flagellar export chaperone FliS: MYGSSAHNIYAQNNVGIESPAKLIEMLYEGVLRFNAQAKKAINDKNIEKKIYWTNRSIAIVVELVSVLDKSQGEVSDYLNGLYNYQIQLLTTASLRGDTTKLDEVSTVFKALLEAWRETT; this comes from the coding sequence ATGTATGGCTCAAGCGCTCACAATATTTATGCACAAAACAACGTAGGTATAGAATCTCCAGCAAAACTTATAGAGATGTTGTATGAGGGTGTACTTCGCTTTAATGCTCAAGCAAAAAAGGCTATAAATGATAAAAATATTGAAAAAAAGATTTATTGGACAAATCGCTCTATAGCAATTGTAGTGGAGTTGGTCTCAGTGCTTGATAAATCACAAGGCGAGGTTAGTGATTATTTAAACGGTCTTTATAATTATCAAATTCAGCTTTTAACAACTGCAAGTTTAAGGGGCGATACAACAAAGCTTGATGAAGTTAGTACTGTTTTTAAAGCTCTTCTTGAGGCGTGGAGAGAGACTACATAA
- the rpmI gene encoding 50S ribosomal protein L35 gives MPKMKSVKGAVKRFKVKKNGTVKRGTAFRSHILTKQDPQTRTTQHKSKIIAKVDEKNVKAMIN, from the coding sequence ATGCCAAAGATGAAATCTGTTAAAGGCGCTGTAAAGCGTTTTAAAGTTAAGAAAAACGGTACAGTTAAACGTGGTACAGCGTTTAGAAGCCATATCTTGACAAAACAAGATCCACAAACTCGTACAACACAGCATAAATCAAAAATTATTGCTAAAGTTGATGAAAAAAATGTTAAGGCTATGATTAACTAA